One region of Aminobacterium colombiense DSM 12261 genomic DNA includes:
- a CDS encoding transporter substrate-binding domain-containing protein — protein sequence MKKSVVLVMFFALLLGVVGGPAFGAGSVMEKDTVIIGTSGSYPPFEFHDKTGALVGFDIDLANEVVARLGKKAEWVDMAFDGVIPSLLTGKIDMIAACLSITEERSKKVAFSTPYMVSLSAFVLNKDSGEMATLEDLKGKTVAVQLGTTQDVYISEVEGVTVKQFPKLNDAVREVTLKRADASLMDETVAETYINSEEFKGQLKKSFTVELKGAKQALAVSQNDPAFLEAVNKIVVQLQEEGFISELHKKWNTKKE from the coding sequence ATGAAAAAGAGTGTAGTGCTAGTAATGTTTTTTGCGCTTCTGTTAGGGGTTGTCGGGGGTCCGGCATTTGGAGCAGGGTCCGTTATGGAGAAGGACACGGTGATTATTGGGACTTCCGGTTCCTACCCTCCCTTTGAGTTTCATGATAAAACGGGGGCTCTGGTCGGTTTTGACATAGATCTTGCCAATGAAGTGGTTGCTCGCCTTGGCAAAAAGGCGGAGTGGGTGGACATGGCCTTTGATGGGGTTATTCCTTCACTTCTGACCGGGAAGATCGATATGATCGCGGCGTGCCTGAGCATCACTGAAGAACGAAGCAAGAAGGTCGCTTTCTCTACTCCTTATATGGTGAGCCTCAGTGCCTTTGTGCTCAATAAGGATAGCGGTGAAATGGCAACCCTTGAAGACCTTAAAGGAAAGACTGTTGCCGTTCAGCTTGGAACGACGCAGGATGTATATATTTCAGAAGTGGAAGGAGTCACGGTAAAGCAGTTTCCAAAGCTGAACGATGCTGTTCGAGAGGTGACTCTTAAACGTGCCGACGCTTCTCTCATGGACGAAACCGTAGCTGAAACATATATAAACAGCGAAGAGTTCAAGGGGCAGCTTAAAAAATCCTTTACAGTGGAGTTGAAGGGTGCCAAGCAGGCTTTGGCCGTAAGCCAAAACGACCCTGCTTTTCTGGAGGCTGTAAATAAAATTGTGGTTCAGCTTCAGGAGGAAGGGTTTATCTCTGAACTCCACAAGAAATGGAACACTAAAAAGGAGTAG
- the purM gene encoding phosphoribosylformylglycinamidine cyclo-ligase, with amino-acid sequence MSLSYKEAGVDIEGGNEWVRTIGRIMSTLPRDPNVVGGIGGFSGLYKISDDLMLAGCCDGVGTKLEVAKLASDYSGLGQDLVAMNVNDLITCGAKPLFFLDYIACGRLDQDVLAPIVKSAAEACIESGCALLGGETAEMPGVYPETGFDLAGFSVGIVSASKLIDGRSIEKGDVLVGLPSSGIHSNGYSLVRKVLLEGERALPIDTFLPQLGESLSKALLRPTRLYPRIALKTIERHQIHGMAHITGGGLEENIQRVLPSGLSLHVDFSAWERPAVFQVISEAGVEEKEMRHVFNLGIGYSFIVSPSDADGIVGFLTREGEKPVIFGEVY; translated from the coding sequence ATGAGCTTGAGCTATAAAGAAGCCGGTGTTGACATTGAAGGCGGCAATGAGTGGGTTCGTACCATCGGCCGCATTATGTCGACCCTACCAAGAGATCCTAACGTGGTAGGTGGAATTGGAGGATTTAGCGGCCTTTACAAAATAAGCGATGATCTGATGCTTGCCGGCTGCTGTGACGGCGTAGGAACAAAACTGGAAGTTGCCAAACTGGCCTCTGATTACAGCGGCCTTGGCCAGGATCTGGTGGCCATGAATGTTAATGACCTCATCACCTGCGGCGCCAAACCTCTCTTCTTTCTGGACTATATTGCATGTGGGCGCTTAGACCAAGACGTGCTCGCACCAATTGTTAAAAGCGCGGCAGAAGCCTGTATAGAAAGCGGCTGCGCCCTTCTCGGAGGAGAAACAGCGGAAATGCCGGGAGTCTACCCTGAAACCGGCTTTGATCTCGCAGGTTTTTCTGTCGGCATCGTATCGGCTTCAAAGCTGATAGATGGGCGTTCCATAGAAAAAGGAGACGTTCTCGTCGGTCTGCCAAGCTCTGGCATCCATAGCAACGGCTATAGCCTTGTGAGGAAAGTACTTCTGGAAGGGGAAAGGGCCCTGCCCATAGACACCTTTCTTCCCCAGCTGGGGGAATCGTTGTCAAAGGCCCTTCTTCGTCCAACTCGCCTCTACCCAAGAATTGCTTTAAAAACCATAGAAAGACACCAGATCCACGGGATGGCCCATATTACCGGCGGCGGGCTGGAAGAGAACATACAGAGGGTTTTACCTTCGGGGCTATCGCTCCATGTGGATTTTTCAGCATGGGAACGTCCTGCAGTTTTCCAGGTGATCTCTGAGGCAGGCGTAGAAGAAAAAGAAATGCGTCATGTATTTAACCTTGGTATTGGATACAGCTTCATAGTTTCTCCTTCTGATGCGGATGGCATTGTTGGCTTTCTGACCAGAGAAGGCGAAAAACCTGTGATATTCGGAGAAGTTTACTAG
- a CDS encoding argininosuccinate synthase, protein MLDKKKVVLAYSGGLDTSVATMWLKEQGYEVITMTADVGQQVDLEAAKQKALKSGASKAYVMDLKQEFVKEFVWPALKANAMYQGTYPLNSALSRPLIAKVMAMVAKKENAGAVAHGCTGKGQDQVRIEVCTNALNPELDVLAPVRDWHFSREAEMEYAQAHDIPVMATTASPYSIDENIWGRSIECGILEDPWNEPPADAYTLTVDPWNAPDHQEFVEITFEKGIPVALNGEAMDGPSLIQTLNEQAGKHGVGRIDMVEDRLVGFKSREVYECPAAMTLIAAHKALETLTLDKKVLASKKELEVKYAELTYEGYWYSPLKEAIDSFVDTTQEYVNGVVKVRFYKGQAVVRGMKSPNSIYQQNLATYSEGDAFDHAAAVGFIKIWGLPVKTWKQVHKDKMPVEIFC, encoded by the coding sequence ATGTTAGATAAGAAAAAGGTAGTTCTCGCGTATAGTGGGGGGCTTGACACATCGGTGGCCACTATGTGGCTCAAGGAACAGGGGTATGAGGTTATTACCATGACCGCCGACGTGGGTCAGCAGGTGGATCTTGAAGCTGCCAAACAGAAGGCACTTAAAAGCGGCGCTTCCAAGGCCTATGTTATGGATCTGAAACAGGAGTTCGTTAAAGAGTTTGTTTGGCCTGCCTTAAAGGCGAATGCCATGTATCAGGGGACCTACCCCTTGAATTCAGCTCTTTCCCGTCCGCTAATTGCCAAAGTTATGGCTATGGTGGCAAAAAAAGAGAACGCGGGAGCCGTGGCCCATGGTTGTACCGGAAAAGGGCAGGATCAGGTGCGAATCGAAGTGTGCACCAATGCGCTAAACCCCGAACTTGACGTTTTGGCCCCTGTGCGAGACTGGCATTTTAGCCGAGAGGCAGAGATGGAGTATGCCCAGGCCCACGACATCCCTGTGATGGCTACTACAGCTTCTCCATACAGTATAGATGAGAACATCTGGGGCCGCTCTATAGAATGCGGCATTTTGGAGGATCCGTGGAACGAACCCCCTGCAGACGCATATACCCTGACAGTGGACCCATGGAATGCCCCAGACCACCAGGAGTTTGTGGAGATAACTTTTGAAAAGGGAATTCCCGTTGCTTTAAATGGCGAAGCAATGGATGGCCCTTCATTGATTCAGACGCTGAACGAGCAGGCTGGTAAACATGGAGTAGGAAGGATCGACATGGTGGAAGACCGGCTTGTAGGCTTTAAGAGCCGGGAAGTCTATGAGTGTCCTGCGGCCATGACTCTTATTGCCGCCCATAAGGCTCTTGAAACTCTGACCCTTGATAAAAAAGTTTTAGCTTCTAAAAAAGAGCTGGAGGTGAAGTATGCGGAACTGACCTATGAAGGATATTGGTACTCTCCTTTGAAAGAGGCAATTGATTCTTTTGTAGATACAACTCAGGAATATGTAAACGGTGTTGTTAAGGTCAGGTTCTATAAAGGTCAGGCAGTGGTACGGGGGATGAAATCGCCCAACTCCATATACCAGCAAAATCTGGCCACCTACTCAGAGGGCGACGCATTCGATCACGCAGCGGCTGTCGGGTTTATCAAGATATGGGGACTTCCTGTAAAAACATGGAAACAGGTTCACAAAGACAAAATGCCAGTTGAAATCTTTTGCTAA
- the purF gene encoding amidophosphoribosyltransferase produces the protein MCGVFGAFTQNGGPVLEDVYLGLYALQHRGQESAGVAWVDDNNAIRTQKGNGLVHLALDQEALAKIDTRCAIGHVRYSTAGGSDPRNIQPLTASNSRGSVAVAHNGNITNAEALKQYLENRGAIFHSLTDTEVLLHLMAHQPHKPMIDAFVDSLRRLKGAYSLVMILDGKLVAARDPWGFRPLVIGQRDRIIYVSSETCALDLVGAKALREVAPGEVVVIDKDEIKSIRIPVQTKCHYQCSFEYVYFARPDSILAGRSVYAVRKALGHCLAKRAPCLSANMVTGMPDSGTIASMGFAEGSTLPYEKAIVRNRYVGRTFINPTQRVRELGVRIKLNPIHDLIKDRKIVVIDDSIVRGTTSQRIIAMIRAGGAKEVHVRISSPPVCFPCYYGIDTPSRVELAAARMNIKELEKIIGADSLEYITVDDLVQAIGLPRNELCTACFTGEYMEGETQDELEL, from the coding sequence ATGTGCGGTGTCTTCGGTGCGTTTACCCAAAATGGAGGGCCTGTCCTTGAAGATGTGTATCTCGGTCTTTATGCCCTTCAGCATCGGGGGCAGGAATCAGCAGGTGTTGCCTGGGTAGATGACAACAACGCAATAAGAACTCAAAAGGGAAATGGGCTGGTCCACCTCGCCCTTGATCAGGAAGCTTTGGCTAAAATAGACACTCGATGTGCAATTGGGCATGTACGGTATTCCACTGCGGGTGGTTCCGACCCAAGAAACATTCAGCCCCTTACCGCCAGCAATTCCAGAGGTTCTGTTGCTGTCGCCCATAACGGCAACATTACAAACGCCGAAGCACTGAAACAATACCTTGAAAACAGGGGGGCTATTTTCCACTCCCTTACTGATACTGAAGTGTTGCTACACCTCATGGCTCATCAGCCCCATAAACCCATGATCGATGCTTTTGTCGACTCTCTGAGGCGGCTCAAGGGCGCCTATTCCCTGGTTATGATTCTCGACGGGAAATTGGTAGCTGCGCGGGACCCATGGGGGTTCCGCCCCCTGGTCATTGGACAGCGCGATCGTATCATATATGTTTCTTCTGAAACATGCGCACTGGACCTTGTAGGGGCGAAAGCACTTCGAGAAGTCGCGCCTGGCGAAGTGGTGGTTATTGACAAGGATGAGATAAAAAGCATTAGAATTCCTGTTCAGACCAAGTGTCATTATCAGTGCTCCTTCGAATATGTTTATTTCGCCCGCCCCGACAGCATCCTGGCAGGTCGTTCTGTTTACGCTGTCCGCAAAGCACTGGGGCACTGCCTGGCTAAAAGAGCTCCATGTCTTTCCGCAAACATGGTCACAGGGATGCCGGATAGCGGAACCATCGCTTCTATGGGATTTGCGGAAGGAAGCACTCTCCCCTATGAAAAGGCCATCGTACGAAACCGATATGTGGGACGAACCTTTATTAACCCTACACAGAGAGTCAGAGAACTTGGGGTCCGTATCAAATTGAACCCTATACATGATCTGATCAAAGATCGCAAGATCGTAGTTATCGACGATTCTATCGTACGGGGAACAACAAGTCAGCGCATCATAGCCATGATCCGAGCGGGGGGAGCAAAAGAAGTCCATGTACGGATCTCTTCTCCTCCCGTCTGTTTCCCCTGTTACTACGGGATCGATACGCCAAGCCGTGTTGAATTGGCCGCTGCCCGTATGAATATTAAGGAGTTGGAGAAAATTATAGGAGCCGATTCCCTGGAATATATTACTGTTGACGATCTTGTCCAGGCCATCGGATTACCCCGTAACGAACTCTGTACCGCATGTTTTACGGGAGAATATATGGAAGGAGAAACTCAGGATGAGCTTGAGCTATAA
- the purN gene encoding phosphoribosylglycinamide formyltransferase produces MPRIAILISGTGTNMAEINKRVKSHDLSCEISFVASDNPVALGLQYAQSEGLETVLLPYGTEGRDKAEKVLHDLCCSRDVEWIVLAGFMKILSPRFVRKWERKIVNIHPALLPSFPGTNGARDAWDYGVRVTGVTVHLVDSGVDTGIILSQKAVTIEKEDTLDYLVKKIHEVEYDLYWQTLKKLFQGAYSFQGRRAIDDSN; encoded by the coding sequence ATGCCCCGTATCGCTATCCTCATCTCTGGAACAGGAACCAATATGGCTGAAATCAATAAGAGAGTTAAGAGCCATGACCTTTCCTGTGAAATTTCTTTTGTAGCAAGCGATAATCCTGTCGCATTAGGCTTGCAATATGCCCAGAGTGAGGGGCTCGAAACAGTGCTGCTTCCCTATGGAACAGAGGGGAGAGACAAAGCAGAAAAGGTATTGCATGATCTCTGTTGTTCCCGTGATGTTGAATGGATCGTCCTCGCAGGCTTTATGAAAATCCTTTCACCCAGGTTTGTGAGGAAATGGGAACGGAAAATCGTTAATATACATCCGGCCCTTCTTCCTTCCTTCCCAGGAACAAATGGGGCCAGGGATGCCTGGGACTATGGCGTAAGAGTAACAGGGGTGACGGTCCATTTAGTGGACAGCGGAGTGGATACTGGTATTATTCTTTCTCAAAAAGCCGTTACTATTGAAAAAGAAGACACCCTTGATTATCTTGTAAAAAAGATCCATGAGGTAGAATATGATCTCTATTGGCAAACACTTAAAAAGCTATTCCAAGGCGCATATTCTTTTCAAGGGAGGAGAGCAATAGATGACAGCAACTAA
- the purD gene encoding phosphoribosylamine--glycine ligase, translating into MNFLVIGSGGREHALVWALSQSEKVNELHAAPGNPGMKDLATLHSASVENKKEILALAKKIQPDYIIVGPEAPLVVGASDLLRKNGFKVFGPGREGASLEGSKIFAKEFMARHSIPTAPFDVCLSIEEGEAALNKRQAPFVVKADGLAAGKGAFVLQTREEALAVISNLLVKKELGTSGEKIIIEDFMPGLELTILCVSDGKNYRILPGSQDHKRVFDHDQGPNTGGMGAYCPVPWVDEDLLRRVEETVISPTFSGLRSENISYCGVLYFGLMIDPDGSPRVVEYNVRFGDPEAEVVLPTLNVDFAQLIMATCDGNLRSLPKIHSTQWAVDVVMTSEGYPGAYTKGYPITGLDEAAATGKVLVFHAGTALNEKDEIVTAGGRVLNVVGLGKTLEEALEQSYKSVRKIHFTGAHYRKDIAAKAR; encoded by the coding sequence GTGAATTTTCTTGTGATTGGAAGCGGCGGTCGGGAACACGCCCTCGTCTGGGCTCTTTCTCAATCTGAAAAAGTCAATGAATTGCATGCCGCCCCGGGTAATCCAGGGATGAAAGATTTGGCTACATTGCACAGCGCCTCTGTAGAAAACAAGAAAGAGATACTGGCCCTGGCCAAAAAAATTCAGCCGGATTACATTATAGTAGGCCCTGAGGCTCCCCTCGTCGTAGGGGCCTCCGACCTTTTGCGCAAGAACGGCTTTAAAGTTTTCGGCCCTGGAAGGGAAGGTGCGTCTCTGGAAGGAAGCAAGATCTTCGCCAAAGAGTTCATGGCACGTCACTCTATTCCAACGGCCCCCTTCGATGTCTGCCTCTCCATAGAAGAAGGAGAGGCGGCTCTCAATAAGCGTCAGGCGCCTTTCGTTGTAAAGGCAGACGGTCTTGCGGCGGGGAAAGGGGCATTCGTTCTTCAGACAAGAGAAGAAGCCCTGGCTGTCATTTCCAATCTTCTTGTCAAAAAAGAGCTGGGAACCTCTGGAGAGAAAATCATTATTGAGGATTTTATGCCCGGCCTGGAACTAACCATCCTATGCGTGAGCGATGGAAAAAACTATCGTATATTGCCGGGCAGCCAGGATCACAAAAGGGTCTTTGACCATGATCAAGGTCCCAATACTGGCGGAATGGGGGCCTACTGCCCTGTCCCCTGGGTAGATGAAGATCTGCTGCGCCGGGTAGAGGAAACTGTAATTTCCCCTACGTTTTCGGGGCTGCGATCTGAAAATATTTCCTACTGCGGCGTTCTCTATTTCGGATTGATGATTGATCCGGACGGAAGTCCCCGTGTCGTGGAATATAATGTGCGTTTCGGAGATCCAGAGGCAGAAGTGGTTTTACCCACATTAAATGTTGACTTCGCCCAGCTCATAATGGCAACATGCGATGGGAACCTGCGGTCTCTGCCGAAAATTCATTCCACCCAGTGGGCTGTGGATGTGGTGATGACTTCTGAAGGTTATCCCGGTGCCTACACAAAAGGTTATCCTATCACCGGCCTTGATGAAGCCGCTGCCACTGGCAAGGTTCTAGTGTTTCATGCCGGAACTGCCTTGAATGAAAAGGATGAGATCGTCACTGCGGGAGGAAGGGTGCTCAATGTAGTGGGCCTTGGAAAAACCCTGGAGGAAGCCCTCGAACAATCGTACAAAAGTGTTAGGAAGATACACTTTACGGGAGCTCATTATCGTAAAGATATTGCGGCCAAAGCGCGATAA
- the purE gene encoding 5-(carboxyamino)imidazole ribonucleotide mutase — protein sequence MSEEKTPQIGIVLGSKSDLPAAHKAAEILNQFNVPFEVTIASAHRTPEDAAQYAALAEDRGLEVIIAIAGLSAALPGVLAAHTLLPVIGVPVSAGTLGGLDALLSIAQMPPGVPVASTGIDGSKNASLLALRILARKNEEIRKQLTLFREEEAQKIQQGRETIVDLPNAPAEAFLMFRPLS from the coding sequence ATGAGTGAGGAGAAAACACCACAGATAGGAATTGTGTTGGGGTCTAAATCTGATCTTCCAGCTGCCCATAAAGCTGCGGAGATTCTGAACCAATTCAATGTTCCTTTTGAAGTGACTATTGCGTCAGCCCACAGAACCCCCGAAGATGCGGCCCAGTATGCAGCTCTCGCCGAGGATAGAGGCCTTGAGGTCATTATAGCCATAGCCGGTTTGTCGGCGGCGCTGCCTGGCGTGTTAGCGGCTCATACCCTTCTGCCGGTAATAGGTGTTCCCGTCTCTGCAGGAACCCTTGGCGGTCTTGATGCCCTTCTCTCTATTGCCCAGATGCCCCCAGGGGTTCCTGTGGCTTCCACTGGCATCGACGGCTCAAAAAACGCCTCTCTTCTAGCCCTCCGCATATTGGCCAGAAAGAATGAAGAGATAAGAAAGCAGTTAACTCTCTTTAGGGAAGAGGAAGCGCAAAAAATCCAGCAGGGCCGCGAAACCATTGTGGATTTACCTAACGCGCCTGCAGAGGCATTTTTGATGTTCCGTCCATTGTCTTAA
- the purL gene encoding phosphoribosylformylglycinamidine synthase subunit PurL, with protein MDYRLAGLRQEEYEEIKRVLGREPNENELRIMGVMWSEHCSYKSTKHLLRNFPTTGEKVILGPGENAGVVDAGNGWGAAFKVESHNHPSAVAPYQGAATGVGGIIRDVLALGARPAASMDGLFFGDPENRRTQTLSQGIVEGVGGYGNPVGVPTVGGKTVYDSCYTDNPLVNAFNLGLVRLDQLVSSKTARPGLRVLILGSKTGRDGIAGAAFASAELSDDTKSSRPSIQIGDPFTEKLLIEACLELRDKKLIVSMQDMGAAGITSSSSEIAAKSGVGMILHFDKVPLREEGMTPWEIALSESQERMLLIVEPEDYDEVAAVASKWGLDCTDIGETIPGDQYTILWNSEVVAQMPASLIGDRCPSIHWPSKRPGDLEKRWEFDLEDLPMPEDFNKAVLDLVTSPSLRSRRWIYEQYDQMVQANTVQGPGAPVSVIRIKETGRLIAMTMESDPWKCYLDPYRGGAETVARSIRALAVAGATPLGLTDCLNFPSPEKPEQYWELEEVVHGMSDCCKNLECPVVSGNVSLYNESSTQRILPTPVVGTVGVIDSPDHYLRSGTWQEGDHLFLVGAMNAPLDGSQYLLQATGKTMGRPLPFTPEIETDFSLRALKTARQQLAHSGRPIAGGGLAAALVKEAVMTGLGAAMRMPFPTRMDVFLFGEGTPRALYAVPSDKVVQFRLVWNGFPFVELGQIGGNYLTLENIFDLPVPVLTERWEGR; from the coding sequence ATGGACTATCGCCTGGCTGGATTGAGACAGGAAGAATATGAAGAGATAAAACGCGTTCTTGGCCGTGAACCCAACGAAAACGAACTTCGTATCATGGGAGTTATGTGGTCAGAACACTGCAGCTATAAATCGACGAAACATCTTCTGCGCAATTTTCCCACCACTGGAGAAAAAGTCATCCTTGGCCCCGGTGAAAATGCTGGCGTAGTCGACGCTGGCAATGGATGGGGAGCAGCCTTTAAAGTAGAGAGCCATAACCATCCCTCTGCCGTTGCGCCCTACCAGGGAGCAGCCACTGGCGTAGGCGGCATCATCCGTGATGTCCTTGCTCTTGGTGCCAGACCTGCCGCATCTATGGACGGTCTTTTCTTTGGCGATCCTGAAAACAGGAGAACGCAGACACTTTCACAGGGAATCGTGGAAGGAGTGGGCGGTTACGGCAACCCTGTTGGAGTTCCCACAGTAGGAGGAAAAACTGTATATGATTCCTGCTATACCGATAATCCCCTCGTCAACGCTTTTAATCTTGGCCTTGTCCGCCTTGACCAGCTTGTAAGTTCTAAAACAGCCAGACCCGGCCTTCGAGTTCTGATCCTTGGTTCTAAAACGGGAAGGGATGGAATAGCTGGCGCAGCTTTTGCATCAGCCGAGCTTTCGGACGACACGAAGTCAAGCCGCCCTTCCATACAGATCGGAGACCCTTTTACAGAAAAGCTGCTGATCGAAGCCTGTCTTGAACTCAGAGATAAAAAACTTATTGTCAGCATGCAGGACATGGGAGCCGCCGGCATTACGTCTTCTTCCAGCGAAATAGCTGCTAAGAGCGGCGTTGGCATGATCCTCCATTTCGATAAGGTTCCTCTTCGAGAAGAAGGAATGACCCCTTGGGAAATTGCCTTATCAGAATCCCAAGAGAGAATGCTCCTTATCGTCGAGCCAGAAGATTATGACGAGGTAGCTGCTGTTGCTTCTAAGTGGGGGCTTGACTGTACCGATATCGGAGAAACCATCCCCGGAGATCAGTACACCATCCTGTGGAACTCCGAAGTTGTGGCTCAAATGCCAGCCTCCCTTATTGGAGACCGTTGCCCATCCATACACTGGCCCTCAAAACGTCCGGGAGACCTTGAAAAAAGATGGGAATTCGATCTGGAAGATCTGCCCATGCCAGAAGATTTCAATAAGGCCGTACTTGATCTTGTAACATCTCCATCTCTTCGAAGCAGACGGTGGATATATGAACAATACGACCAGATGGTCCAGGCCAATACTGTTCAGGGACCGGGGGCGCCAGTCAGTGTTATCAGAATAAAGGAAACCGGTCGTCTCATAGCCATGACAATGGAATCCGACCCATGGAAATGCTACCTCGACCCCTACCGCGGCGGAGCCGAAACTGTTGCCCGCTCCATCAGAGCGCTGGCCGTGGCAGGAGCTACTCCCCTTGGCCTCACAGACTGTCTGAACTTCCCTTCACCGGAAAAGCCTGAGCAATATTGGGAGCTGGAAGAGGTTGTCCACGGAATGTCAGATTGCTGTAAAAACCTGGAGTGCCCTGTGGTTTCCGGTAATGTGAGCCTTTACAATGAAAGTTCAACTCAGCGCATTCTTCCAACCCCTGTTGTGGGAACCGTAGGGGTTATAGATTCACCTGACCATTATCTTAGAAGCGGCACCTGGCAGGAAGGGGATCATCTTTTTCTCGTTGGTGCGATGAATGCTCCTCTGGACGGCAGCCAGTATCTCTTGCAGGCTACTGGAAAGACAATGGGGCGGCCACTGCCCTTCACCCCAGAAATAGAGACGGATTTTTCCCTTCGCGCCCTTAAAACAGCGCGGCAGCAGCTTGCCCATAGCGGTCGACCCATCGCTGGCGGCGGGCTGGCAGCGGCACTGGTAAAAGAAGCCGTAATGACCGGTCTTGGAGCGGCGATGAGGATGCCCTTCCCAACCCGCATGGATGTTTTTCTCTTCGGAGAAGGCACTCCGCGAGCCCTCTACGCTGTCCCTTCAGACAAAGTGGTGCAGTTCAGGTTAGTATGGAATGGATTTCCCTTTGTGGAACTCGGTCAGATTGGTGGAAACTATCTAACACTCGAAAATATATTCGATCTTCCAGTCCCGGTTCTCACTGAGCGTTGGGAGGGGCGTTAA
- the purH gene encoding bifunctional phosphoribosylaminoimidazolecarboxamide formyltransferase/IMP cyclohydrolase, which yields MTATKRALISVFDKQGVEDFAKKLIERGWEIVSSSGTAKKLQEAGINVIEVSDLTGFPHILGGRVKTLHPFISGGILARRHVDGDLRDIETFKIPLIDMVVCNLYPFQEVAQRGANIDELLENIDIGGVTLIRAGAKNYPHVIILTDPLDYEQILEELDAEGNVTLLTRQSLALKAFAHTAAYDGAIVEGLSSELGVEPEMKKELTIPLKKEQDLRYGENPHQEAALYLPPMKKLPWVQLGGKPLSYNNILDLDCAMRGAALLQDGPGALVIKHTTPCGMAYGSTLKEAYEKAFRCDPLSAFGGVVGFSRPLDMETALAVSQHFTEVLLVPDGEDEALEFLKKDKPSLRILKWKGGKVLPWQITSTWSGFLVQQDILPPLPNPDKGTWIGPRRDDLWKDMLLAWKVACLSKSNAVAIIKDGEAVGIGMGFCSRVFAVDFATNQAKEKAKGAVMGSDAFFPFPDGVEAAAKAGIKAIIQPGGSVRDDEVFKRAEELGLSMFISGWRTFRH from the coding sequence ATGACAGCAACTAAAAGAGCTCTTATTTCTGTTTTTGACAAACAGGGAGTAGAAGATTTTGCAAAGAAACTTATAGAAAGAGGCTGGGAGATCGTTTCCAGCTCTGGTACTGCCAAAAAGCTGCAGGAAGCAGGTATAAATGTCATAGAAGTTTCTGATCTCACAGGATTCCCCCACATTTTAGGAGGCAGGGTCAAGACCCTCCATCCCTTTATTTCAGGCGGAATTCTTGCCCGCCGCCATGTGGACGGAGATCTGAGGGACATAGAAACTTTTAAGATACCTTTAATAGATATGGTGGTCTGCAATCTTTACCCCTTCCAGGAAGTGGCCCAAAGAGGGGCTAATATAGACGAACTCCTTGAAAACATTGATATTGGCGGGGTTACTCTTATCCGTGCCGGGGCTAAAAATTACCCTCATGTCATTATACTGACCGACCCTTTAGACTATGAACAAATACTGGAAGAGCTAGATGCGGAAGGCAACGTCACCCTTCTCACCCGTCAGAGCCTTGCTTTGAAAGCCTTCGCTCATACGGCCGCCTATGATGGCGCTATCGTGGAAGGGCTTTCTTCTGAACTCGGCGTTGAGCCTGAAATGAAAAAAGAGCTCACTATCCCCCTGAAAAAGGAACAAGATCTCCGCTATGGAGAAAACCCTCATCAGGAGGCGGCCCTCTATCTTCCTCCTATGAAGAAACTGCCATGGGTGCAGCTTGGGGGGAAACCTCTTTCATATAACAACATACTTGATCTCGATTGCGCCATGAGGGGAGCTGCCCTGCTTCAGGATGGGCCGGGGGCGCTTGTCATTAAACATACGACACCCTGCGGAATGGCCTATGGATCAACATTGAAAGAAGCCTACGAAAAGGCCTTCAGGTGTGATCCACTTTCCGCCTTTGGTGGCGTTGTGGGCTTTTCCCGCCCTCTGGATATGGAAACAGCTCTCGCTGTTTCACAGCATTTTACAGAAGTACTTCTCGTTCCAGATGGGGAAGATGAGGCCTTAGAGTTCCTAAAAAAGGATAAACCCTCACTGCGCATTCTGAAATGGAAAGGCGGCAAAGTGCTCCCCTGGCAAATTACCAGCACATGGAGCGGCTTCCTTGTACAGCAGGACATTTTACCCCCTCTTCCCAACCCTGATAAGGGAACATGGATTGGACCACGAAGGGACGATCTCTGGAAAGACATGCTCCTCGCATGGAAGGTTGCCTGTCTTTCAAAGAGTAATGCTGTAGCCATAATAAAAGATGGTGAAGCCGTGGGAATAGGCATGGGGTTTTGCAGTCGTGTATTCGCTGTAGATTTTGCCACAAACCAGGCTAAGGAAAAAGCAAAAGGCGCCGTGATGGGCAGCGATGCTTTTTTCCCCTTTCCAGATGGCGTAGAAGCAGCAGCCAAAGCTGGTATCAAGGCTATTATTCAACCTGGCGGATCGGTACGAGATGACGAAGTCTTTAAAAGGGCGGAAGAGCTGGGACTCAGCATGTTCATTAGCGGCTGGCGCACATTCCGTCATTAA